From the Pseudomonas sp. SORT22 genome, one window contains:
- a CDS encoding AraC family transcriptional regulator, with translation MAEKDTISMQLVREALLQSCAPGAASQALLSRVGIDPEQLQQADARVPAGAYAQLWRLLARRCHDEFFCMDPRGLRTGSLAFVCRSSMAQPTLGAGLESALAFLGLMLEHLQPALVRQQSLAEIVIGEPRDEPRRAFTYFTFWMIVHGVACWLAGRRIPILAIELRCAEPPFCDDYRVMFSENLQFDRPRTRMIFAADCLDLPLKRTPEELQRFLAEAPANILVKYRDPASLARRIKESLRQLPAGDWPETEAQAQQLCISASTLRRRLAEEGATYQGLKDSVRKELAIAWLAQEQISFAEIAERLGFADSSSFYKAFRKWYGCNPGHYRALIGQGETPHAASDG, from the coding sequence ATGGCGGAGAAAGACACCATCTCCATGCAACTGGTGCGCGAGGCGCTGCTGCAAAGCTGCGCCCCCGGCGCCGCGAGCCAGGCCCTGCTCAGTCGTGTGGGGATCGACCCCGAACAGTTGCAGCAGGCCGATGCGCGGGTGCCCGCCGGGGCCTACGCGCAGCTCTGGCGGCTGCTGGCTCGTCGTTGCCACGATGAGTTCTTCTGCATGGACCCGCGTGGCCTGCGCACGGGCAGCCTGGCCTTTGTGTGCCGTTCGTCCATGGCCCAGCCCACGTTGGGCGCCGGGCTTGAAAGCGCCCTGGCGTTTCTCGGGCTGATGCTCGAGCACCTGCAGCCGGCGCTGGTGCGCCAGCAAAGCCTGGCGGAGATCGTCATCGGCGAGCCCCGGGATGAGCCGCGCCGGGCCTTCACCTACTTTACCTTCTGGATGATTGTGCATGGCGTCGCCTGCTGGCTGGCCGGGCGGCGCATCCCGATCCTGGCCATTGAGCTGCGGTGCGCCGAGCCGCCGTTTTGCGACGATTACCGGGTGATGTTCTCGGAGAACCTGCAGTTTGACCGGCCACGCACGCGGATGATCTTTGCCGCCGATTGCCTGGACCTGCCGCTCAAGCGCACGCCTGAAGAGTTGCAGCGCTTTCTGGCCGAGGCGCCGGCCAATATTCTGGTCAAGTACCGCGACCCGGCGAGCCTGGCGCGGCGGATCAAGGAATCGCTGCGCCAGCTTCCCGCCGGTGATTGGCCGGAAACCGAGGCCCAGGCCCAGCAACTGTGCATATCGGCCTCGACCCTGCGTCGACGCCTGGCCGAGGAGGGCGCCACCTACCAGGGCCTCAAGGACAGTGTACGCAAGGAGCTGGCAATCGCCTGGCTGGCCCAGGAACAGATAAGCTTCGCCGAAATCGCCGAGCGCCTGGGGTTTGCTGACAGCAGCTCGTTCTACAAGGCCTTTCGCAAGTGGTATGGCTGCAACCCGGGCCATTATCGGGCATTGATCGGCCAGGGTGAAACGCCTCATGCTGCCAGTGATGGTTAA
- a CDS encoding LysR substrate-binding domain-containing protein has protein sequence MNLFQLRAFDAVAREGSFTRAAARLFISQPAVTGHVKALEEHYQITLLRRTARRVELTEEGIRLAAITRAMFGLAEEAQAMLEANRQLLTGRLEVAADGPHRVMPMLAQLRARYPGITVNLRLGNAQETLAALLSEHADVAVMTEVESRKGLHLQSLGDSRICALLPAGHAWAASAEELPLGELDRQIMVLREPSSITRRTFDQACRDAQVQPRVLLELDSREAVTEAVAAELGIGIVSSLEISHDPRVVARPIGAAGLINQHMIGCLERRRELRLIQAFLSLAAAV, from the coding sequence ATGAACCTGTTCCAGCTCCGCGCCTTCGATGCCGTGGCCCGTGAGGGCAGTTTTACCCGCGCCGCCGCCCGTCTGTTCATCAGCCAGCCGGCGGTGACCGGGCATGTCAAGGCGCTTGAGGAGCACTACCAGATCACCTTGCTGCGCCGCACGGCGCGACGTGTCGAGCTGACCGAGGAGGGCATTCGCCTGGCGGCGATCACCCGCGCGATGTTTGGCCTTGCCGAAGAAGCCCAGGCGATGCTCGAGGCCAACCGCCAGTTGCTCACCGGGCGCCTGGAAGTGGCCGCCGACGGCCCGCACCGGGTCATGCCGATGCTCGCGCAGCTGCGCGCGCGGTATCCGGGGATCACTGTCAACCTGCGTCTGGGCAACGCCCAGGAAACCCTGGCGGCGCTGCTCAGCGAGCATGCCGATGTCGCGGTGATGACCGAGGTCGAGTCGCGCAAGGGCCTGCACCTGCAAAGCCTGGGCGATTCACGGATCTGCGCCTTGCTGCCGGCCGGGCATGCCTGGGCGGCCAGCGCCGAGGAATTGCCCCTTGGCGAGCTGGACCGGCAGATCATGGTACTGCGCGAACCCAGTTCGATTACCCGCCGCACCTTCGATCAGGCCTGCCGCGATGCCCAGGTGCAGCCGCGCGTGCTGCTGGAGCTCGACAGCCGCGAGGCGGTGACTGAAGCGGTAGCGGCCGAGCTGGGCATCGGTATCGTTTCGTCGCTGGAGATCAGCCATGACCCGCGGGTGGTGGCGCGGCCCATCGGCGCAGCGGGGCTGATCAACCAGCACATGATCGGCTGCCTGGAGCGACGCCGCGAACTGCGCCTGATCCAGGCGTTTCTCAGCCTGGCGGCAGCGGTATGA
- a CDS encoding 2-aminoethylphosphonate--pyruvate transaminase: protein MSNAPILLTPGPLTTSARTRQAMMVDWGSWDRDFNQLTASLCEQLLAIVNGADSHHCVPLQGSGTFAVEAAIGTLVPRDGKVLVLINGAYGQRLAKICKVLGRACSTFETAEDQPTTAADVDRLLSADSSITHVALIHCETSTGILNPLAEIAAVIAGHGKRLIIDAMSSFGALPIDARQVPFDALIAASGKCLEGVPGMGFVFANKQSLAAAEGNSPSLAMDLHDQHVYMAKTGQWRFTPPTHVVAALHEALLQYNEQGGLPARHQRYASNCKTLLDGMAAIGLRSFLPAEIQAPIIVTFHAPNDPRYQFKDFYERVKAKGFILYPGKLTQVETFRVGCIGCVGPDGMQAAVDAVAQVLREMEVLDI from the coding sequence ATGAGTAACGCCCCTATCCTGCTGACCCCTGGCCCCCTGACCACCTCGGCCCGTACCCGCCAAGCGATGATGGTCGACTGGGGTTCATGGGACCGCGACTTCAACCAGCTCACCGCCAGCCTCTGCGAGCAACTGCTGGCCATCGTCAACGGTGCCGACAGCCACCATTGCGTGCCCCTGCAAGGCAGCGGCACCTTTGCCGTGGAAGCGGCCATCGGCACCCTGGTGCCCCGCGACGGCAAGGTCCTGGTACTGATCAACGGCGCCTACGGCCAGCGCCTGGCAAAGATCTGCAAGGTGCTGGGCCGCGCCTGCAGCACCTTCGAAACCGCCGAAGACCAGCCGACCACTGCCGCTGACGTCGACCGTCTGCTGAGCGCCGACAGCAGCATTACCCACGTGGCACTGATTCACTGCGAAACCAGCACCGGCATTCTCAACCCGCTGGCAGAGATTGCCGCGGTTATCGCCGGCCACGGCAAACGCCTGATCATCGATGCCATGAGCTCGTTCGGCGCCTTGCCGATCGATGCCCGCCAGGTACCATTCGATGCCCTCATCGCCGCCTCCGGAAAATGCCTGGAAGGCGTGCCTGGCATGGGCTTCGTCTTTGCCAACAAACAGTCGCTGGCCGCCGCCGAAGGCAACTCGCCGTCGCTGGCCATGGACCTGCATGACCAGCACGTCTACATGGCCAAGACCGGCCAGTGGCGCTTCACCCCGCCAACTCATGTGGTAGCGGCGCTGCACGAGGCCTTGCTGCAGTACAACGAACAAGGCGGCCTGCCCGCCCGCCACCAGCGCTATGCCAGCAACTGCAAGACCCTGCTCGACGGCATGGCCGCCATTGGCTTGCGCAGCTTCCTGCCCGCCGAGATTCAGGCGCCGATCATCGTCACCTTCCATGCCCCGAACGATCCGCGCTACCAGTTCAAGGACTTCTACGAGCGGGTCAAGGCCAAGGGTTTCATCCTCTACCCGGGCAAGTTGACCCAGGTCGAAACCTTCCGCGTCGGCTGCATCGGCTGCGTCGGCCCGGACGGCATGCAGGCCGCGGTCGATGCCGTGGCTCAGGTGCTGCGGGAAATGGAAGTGCTGGACATCTGA
- the phnX gene encoding phosphonoacetaldehyde hydrolase, protein MNYNNPTQLQAAILDWAGTVVDFGSFAPTQIFVEAFAEFDIEVSIEEARGPMGMGKWDHIRTLCDQPLIAERYRKVFGRTPTDADVTTIYERFMPLQIEKIAVHSALIPGALDTLTGLRQDGLKIGSCSGYPKVVMDKVVALAAQNGYVADHVVATDETPNGRPWPAQALANVIALGIDDVAACVKVDDTVPGILEGRRAGMWTVALVCSGNALGLTYEGYRALASDTLDSERKRIHALFAGSRPHYLIDTINELPEVIADINQRLARGEMPQAV, encoded by the coding sequence ATGAACTACAACAACCCGACGCAATTGCAAGCCGCGATCCTCGACTGGGCCGGCACCGTGGTCGATTTTGGCTCCTTTGCCCCAACCCAGATCTTTGTCGAGGCCTTCGCCGAGTTCGACATCGAAGTGTCTATCGAGGAAGCCCGCGGGCCGATGGGCATGGGCAAGTGGGACCATATCCGCACCCTGTGTGACCAGCCGCTGATCGCCGAACGCTACCGCAAGGTGTTCGGCCGCACGCCGACCGACGCGGACGTCACTACCATCTATGAGCGCTTCATGCCACTGCAGATCGAGAAGATCGCCGTGCACTCGGCGCTGATCCCCGGCGCCCTCGACACCCTCACCGGGCTGCGCCAAGACGGTCTGAAGATCGGCTCGTGCTCGGGCTATCCGAAAGTGGTGATGGACAAGGTGGTGGCACTGGCCGCGCAGAACGGCTACGTCGCCGATCACGTGGTGGCCACCGACGAAACCCCGAACGGCCGCCCCTGGCCGGCCCAGGCCCTGGCCAACGTGATTGCCCTGGGCATCGATGATGTCGCTGCCTGCGTCAAGGTCGACGACACCGTACCAGGCATCCTCGAAGGCCGGCGCGCCGGCATGTGGACGGTAGCGCTGGTGTGCTCGGGCAACGCCCTGGGCCTGACCTACGAAGGCTACCGCGCCCTGGCCTCGGACACCCTCGACAGCGAGCGCAAGCGCATTCATGCGTTGTTCGCAGGCTCGCGCCCGCACTACCTGATCGACACCATCAACGAACTGCCAGAGGTGATCGCTGATATCAACCAGCGCCTGGCTCGTGGGGAAATGCCGCAGGCCGTGTAA
- a CDS encoding NEL-type E3 ubiquitin ligase domain-containing protein: MSVDLSSPTRPTDFTPISSKLPAWLISAPTATHAALRKVDVQTLPWLADARHTDAQTLEQLQRVYIRHRRHEQRVHEILAALPAIESYAEPLLKAKLQERFGLEVDVHNSYLFHARRVVSDGSFLTLSQDPAVKAGVAIKAATQSLLACALQNFEAWEAVPGAMTDDRGRTSIASRIYYSDPALNRPGRYPDESPLNIVPEQFAALCRELDLGGTYQQLIQRVLNPVSAAGDAADAASANLRADFKQLEQSTFLLHTHIARLKKAISPQMHGVLLDIARNKPVALDGVTITRNFLKLWDVELSAIVVFGKDRSASQHSEKVVVYIPDDPYDPLREYPSLAHFFASLRDSFLKPDYQQFFARFVPARQRARLFARLHQAFYPKVWNSAAGYYEEKLDRNASLHLREGTFFGNLLNALYQQKITQLKDDALFHGVPTAAEDHKSLQDKLLYFVQTTLNVLNIAAFVVPVLGEVMLAVTAVQLCNEVYEGIESLAKGESQQAWGYLMDVVENLAMIAALGGLSAAGGGAAVQAPELVRQMQSVQLADGSTRLWKPDLQPFAQDVRLPAELQPNASGLYDYQGRQWLVLEGRTYAVKPPAASAPYRLEHPWRMGAYEPPLRHNQAGAWLQVTDQPLEWEGIRLFRRLGHAGAEFSDEVASTIMRVSETHQAQLRHALSEGLHPPALFSDTLHRFRLEHELDRFTQLLEAGDPHAEPALQLQLLAEAPGWPNGQALTVLDEQGKVLTQYHSQSGNALPRPLQVRLGGDDVLEALMRQMTKAELEGLLQHPLGSGEPNFTTAKRQLQQQLATQAKTHKTRLFNERYQALQKTDAGPVLQVQQSFSGLPTVVVEELLRHASPAELEQLRVNARIPIRIGEEARAYQHKLRLNRAYEGLYLDAGSSSDSERLALHTLGTLHGWSTDVRLEVREGSIQGALLDSIGSSEAPIHKVLVSDGTTYRTYDADGRQLHGRDNLYAAVLHALPDAQRSALGFAEVSQHAALKQAVQSQPLLARHSLRAVLKMQTLKPGARSPMRLADGRLGFPLSGRGRLAGFILEETLLDKIRLLEFEHAFPEQILQMFYDAQWTRADIDQRLDQLLEEQQSLRNHLSNWTDAASSMPPLSAARMNSRTRIAEALWRHWRANNLSELSQATTPLQLADVYLIDFPAQLPDFIQQRVRALELWNVNHDEALPNPFINLDNERIGLGRFFERFPQVRSLVYGQSIGQPSYPFIGQTVLEHYPQLRELSLIDTRLYIGQTEINLYRGFSQLQRLDLSGNTLNILGNIDLNGLNLQYLGLNRTSLRGWPQWLDSANLNAIAEVSLADNQITTVPAAVLENPIGSGHHTRVSLLNNELSRDTLIRMRLSEGEGRRFSFELTIAENLRAILDVMTQERAQLDEAFVQWAEASHSGAPLRDEQIASRRRLGRLVHDLWSHEPTHGHVGALRVEAIALNDFPRRLPAFFYHRLRRLQLLRVGTHASELHQFLSDFPYLDSLHIEGHDTPLGSLNAAVPQLRMLEHLSLIDLGLNIDQSALATLQLMPGLTELQLDANIIGEISDASALRNIEQLSLNNVGLQAWPQWLDTLLPGPMQRLSLVGNQLRELPERILANPRTEEHHTEISLTGNPLSHESMRRAHLSEGSDRAYDFYMDLPPDIRALERERHYSSDSSPSSAEEAESGADVWLSGAEDRSATRRGIWQQIEDGADASDLLGVISHLQHSADYRDASSRSGLTERVWGVLEVAANDTELRLILNGMGAEPLQQIRQRDTCPDGIRLAFNQMEIQVFIRQSLQGVAAEQRGSSLYALTRRLYRLEALDNAAREQAGSRDEAEVRLAYRLQWARELDLPVPPSNMLYRTAANIRPGKLDAALSQVRQGEGGQAFLDFARGRDFWVDYLRESHADRFMALKSAYEAEVLELYDLYPDDNPEQIAARITALEQQFKRNESNLIEALTNRAGQQQR; the protein is encoded by the coding sequence ATGTCTGTTGACCTCAGCTCCCCTACCCGACCAACCGATTTCACACCCATCTCAAGCAAGCTACCCGCGTGGCTGATCAGCGCCCCTACCGCCACTCATGCTGCGCTACGCAAGGTCGACGTGCAGACATTGCCCTGGCTGGCTGATGCACGGCATACCGATGCGCAGACACTGGAACAGTTGCAAAGGGTGTATATCCGCCATCGCCGCCACGAGCAGCGGGTCCACGAGATACTTGCCGCACTTCCGGCCATCGAGTCCTATGCCGAACCCTTGTTGAAAGCCAAGCTGCAGGAGCGATTCGGCCTGGAGGTCGATGTGCACAACAGTTATCTGTTCCATGCCCGGCGCGTGGTCAGCGACGGCTCTTTCCTGACGTTGTCGCAGGATCCAGCGGTCAAGGCTGGTGTCGCGATCAAAGCCGCCACCCAATCGCTGCTGGCCTGTGCCCTGCAGAACTTCGAAGCCTGGGAAGCCGTGCCGGGCGCCATGACTGACGATCGCGGGCGGACATCGATTGCCTCGCGCATCTATTACTCCGACCCGGCGCTTAACCGGCCCGGGCGCTACCCCGACGAGTCGCCGCTGAATATCGTTCCCGAGCAGTTTGCTGCCCTGTGCCGCGAACTTGACCTGGGCGGTACCTACCAACAGTTGATACAGCGCGTACTCAACCCGGTGTCCGCTGCAGGTGATGCTGCCGACGCCGCCAGCGCCAACCTGCGCGCCGACTTCAAACAGCTCGAGCAATCGACGTTTCTTCTGCACACGCACATTGCGCGGTTGAAAAAAGCCATCAGCCCGCAGATGCATGGCGTATTGCTGGATATCGCTCGAAACAAACCGGTAGCACTGGACGGGGTAACGATAACCCGTAACTTTCTCAAACTCTGGGATGTCGAACTCAGCGCCATCGTTGTCTTCGGTAAAGACCGCAGTGCCAGCCAGCACAGCGAAAAGGTCGTGGTCTACATTCCCGATGACCCCTACGACCCGCTCAGGGAGTACCCCTCGCTTGCGCACTTTTTCGCGTCCCTGCGTGACAGCTTTCTGAAGCCGGACTACCAGCAGTTCTTTGCCCGATTTGTACCTGCACGCCAGCGCGCGCGGTTGTTTGCTCGCCTGCACCAGGCTTTCTATCCCAAGGTCTGGAACAGTGCCGCGGGCTACTACGAAGAAAAACTCGACCGCAACGCCAGCCTGCACCTGCGCGAAGGTACCTTTTTCGGCAACCTGCTCAACGCGCTGTACCAGCAAAAAATCACCCAGCTCAAGGACGATGCCCTGTTTCACGGCGTGCCCACGGCCGCCGAGGACCACAAGTCGCTGCAAGACAAGCTGCTGTACTTTGTCCAGACGACGCTCAACGTGCTCAATATCGCCGCGTTCGTGGTGCCGGTGCTCGGCGAGGTGATGCTGGCCGTCACCGCCGTACAACTGTGCAACGAAGTCTATGAAGGCATCGAGAGCCTGGCCAAGGGCGAGAGCCAGCAAGCCTGGGGCTACCTGATGGATGTGGTCGAAAACCTGGCGATGATCGCCGCCCTGGGAGGCCTCTCGGCGGCAGGGGGCGGCGCTGCGGTACAAGCTCCTGAGCTGGTCAGGCAGATGCAGAGCGTGCAACTGGCCGATGGCAGTACGCGCCTGTGGAAACCCGACCTGCAGCCATTCGCCCAAGACGTCAGGCTACCCGCCGAGTTGCAACCCAATGCCTCCGGGCTCTACGACTACCAGGGCCGACAATGGCTGGTGCTCGAAGGCCGCACCTACGCGGTCAAGCCGCCCGCTGCCAGCGCGCCCTACCGGCTGGAACATCCGTGGCGCATGGGCGCCTACGAGCCGCCTTTGCGCCATAACCAGGCAGGCGCCTGGCTGCAGGTTACCGACCAGCCGCTTGAGTGGGAAGGCATCCGCCTGTTTCGACGGCTCGGACATGCCGGCGCCGAGTTCTCCGATGAAGTCGCCAGCACCATCATGCGCGTCAGCGAAACCCATCAGGCACAACTGCGTCACGCATTGAGCGAAGGCCTGCACCCACCCGCCCTGTTCAGCGACACGCTACACCGCTTCCGTCTGGAACATGAGCTTGACCGCTTCACCCAGCTACTGGAGGCAGGAGATCCGCACGCCGAACCGGCCCTGCAACTGCAACTACTGGCCGAGGCGCCCGGCTGGCCGAACGGCCAAGCGCTGACCGTGCTCGATGAGCAGGGTAAGGTGCTTACGCAGTACCACAGCCAAAGTGGCAATGCGCTGCCCCGCCCCCTGCAGGTGCGGCTCGGTGGTGATGACGTTCTCGAAGCACTGATGCGGCAAATGACCAAGGCAGAGCTCGAAGGACTGCTGCAACACCCGCTGGGTTCAGGCGAGCCCAACTTCACCACAGCGAAACGCCAGTTACAGCAACAACTGGCGACCCAGGCAAAAACCCACAAAACCCGACTGTTCAATGAACGCTACCAGGCACTGCAAAAAACCGACGCTGGCCCGGTGCTGCAGGTCCAGCAATCCTTCAGCGGCCTGCCCACGGTGGTGGTCGAGGAACTGCTGCGCCACGCCAGCCCGGCAGAACTTGAACAATTGCGTGTCAATGCGCGCATTCCCATACGAATTGGCGAAGAAGCCCGTGCCTACCAGCATAAGCTGCGTCTGAATCGTGCGTATGAAGGGCTGTATCTGGACGCTGGCAGCAGTTCCGACAGCGAGCGGCTGGCGCTGCATACCCTGGGCACTCTACACGGCTGGTCGACCGACGTACGCCTGGAGGTCCGCGAGGGTTCAATCCAGGGGGCGCTACTCGACAGCATCGGCAGCAGCGAAGCGCCCATTCACAAGGTCCTGGTCAGCGATGGCACCACCTACCGTACCTACGATGCCGACGGGCGTCAGTTGCATGGCCGTGACAACCTTTATGCCGCAGTCCTGCACGCGCTGCCGGACGCCCAACGCAGTGCCCTGGGCTTTGCCGAGGTCAGCCAGCACGCAGCGCTCAAACAGGCCGTACAGTCGCAACCGCTACTGGCCCGGCACAGCTTGAGAGCCGTGCTGAAGATGCAAACGCTCAAGCCCGGCGCCCGCTCCCCGATGCGCCTGGCCGATGGCAGGCTAGGTTTCCCGTTGAGCGGACGCGGCAGGCTGGCGGGCTTCATCCTTGAAGAGACGCTGCTGGACAAGATCCGTCTGCTTGAATTCGAGCACGCCTTTCCCGAGCAGATCCTGCAGATGTTCTACGACGCGCAGTGGACCCGTGCCGACATCGACCAGCGCCTGGACCAACTGCTTGAAGAGCAACAAAGCCTGCGCAATCACCTTTCCAACTGGACCGATGCCGCCAGTTCAATGCCACCCTTGAGCGCTGCGCGCATGAACAGCCGCACACGCATCGCCGAGGCGTTGTGGCGTCACTGGCGCGCCAACAACCTGTCCGAGCTGAGTCAAGCCACCACCCCGTTGCAACTGGCAGACGTCTACCTGATCGACTTCCCAGCGCAATTGCCGGACTTTATCCAGCAGCGCGTGCGGGCCCTGGAATTGTGGAACGTGAACCACGACGAAGCGCTACCCAATCCGTTCATCAACCTGGACAACGAGCGTATCGGCCTGGGCCGGTTCTTCGAGCGCTTTCCCCAGGTGAGGTCTTTGGTCTATGGCCAGAGTATTGGCCAACCCAGCTATCCCTTCATCGGCCAGACGGTGCTGGAACATTACCCACAACTGCGCGAACTGAGCCTGATCGATACCCGGCTGTACATCGGCCAGACCGAAATCAACCTCTACCGGGGTTTCAGCCAGCTTCAACGCCTGGACCTGAGCGGCAACACCCTCAACATACTCGGTAACATCGACCTCAACGGCTTGAACCTGCAGTACCTGGGGCTGAACCGCACCAGCCTTCGCGGCTGGCCACAGTGGCTCGACAGCGCCAACCTGAATGCAATTGCCGAAGTCTCCCTGGCCGACAACCAGATCACCACGGTACCCGCCGCCGTGCTGGAAAACCCCATCGGTAGCGGGCATCACACCCGGGTTTCGTTACTGAACAACGAGCTTTCGCGGGACACCCTGATCCGCATGCGTCTGAGTGAAGGTGAAGGCAGACGCTTCAGCTTTGAACTGACCATTGCAGAGAATCTTCGCGCCATCCTGGATGTCATGACCCAGGAACGTGCGCAGCTGGATGAAGCCTTTGTGCAGTGGGCCGAAGCGTCCCACTCAGGCGCACCGCTACGCGATGAACAGATTGCCTCCAGGCGCCGCCTGGGCCGCCTGGTGCACGACTTGTGGAGCCACGAACCAACCCATGGCCACGTTGGCGCCTTGCGCGTCGAGGCAATTGCCTTGAACGACTTCCCCAGGCGATTGCCGGCGTTTTTCTATCATCGCCTGCGCAGGCTGCAGCTTCTGCGCGTGGGGACCCATGCCAGTGAATTGCACCAGTTTCTCAGTGACTTTCCTTACCTGGACAGTTTGCACATCGAAGGGCATGACACCCCGCTGGGCAGCTTGAATGCGGCGGTGCCGCAATTGCGGATGCTGGAACACCTGAGCCTGATCGACCTGGGCTTGAACATCGATCAGTCGGCGCTGGCAACGCTGCAACTCATGCCAGGGCTGACTGAACTGCAACTTGACGCAAATATTATCGGCGAGATTAGCGATGCTTCTGCATTACGTAACATCGAGCAGTTGAGCCTCAATAATGTCGGCCTGCAAGCCTGGCCGCAATGGCTGGACACGCTGCTGCCGGGACCGATGCAACGCTTGTCGCTGGTTGGCAACCAGTTACGCGAATTGCCCGAGCGCATTCTCGCCAACCCACGCACTGAAGAACATCACACTGAAATTTCCCTGACCGGCAACCCGCTGAGCCACGAGAGCATGCGTCGCGCGCACTTGTCCGAAGGTTCCGATCGCGCCTACGACTTCTATATGGACTTGCCGCCCGATATCCGTGCCCTGGAGCGTGAGCGGCACTATTCAAGCGATTCTTCCCCCTCTTCCGCTGAAGAGGCCGAATCCGGTGCGGATGTCTGGCTAAGCGGTGCCGAAGACCGTAGTGCGACACGCCGAGGTATCTGGCAACAGATCGAAGACGGCGCAGACGCCAGCGACCTGCTGGGGGTCATCAGCCACCTGCAACACAGCGCCGACTATCGCGATGCCAGCAGCCGCAGCGGCCTTACTGAGCGGGTTTGGGGCGTACTCGAGGTAGCCGCCAACGACACAGAACTGCGCCTGATTCTCAACGGCATGGGTGCCGAACCCCTGCAGCAGATCAGGCAGCGCGACACTTGCCCCGATGGCATACGCCTGGCGTTCAACCAGATGGAAATTCAGGTGTTCATTCGTCAATCGCTGCAGGGCGTTGCCGCCGAACAGCGGGGCAGTTCCCTGTACGCCCTCACCCGCCGTCTGTACCGGCTGGAGGCGCTGGACAACGCTGCCCGCGAACAGGCCGGTAGCCGCGACGAAGCCGAAGTGCGCCTGGCCTATCGCCTGCAATGGGCCCGTGAGCTGGACCTGCCGGTGCCGCCGAGCAACATGCTGTACCGAACGGCCGCCAACATTCGCCCCGGGAAACTGGATGCTGCGTTGAGCCAGGTGCGCCAGGGCGAAGGCGGCCAGGCCTTCCTCGACTTCGCCAGGGGGCGGGACTTCTGGGTGGATTACCTGCGCGAGAGCCACGCCGATCGTTTCATGGCGCTCAAGTCTGCCTACGAGGCCGAGGTACTGGAGCTATACGACCTCTATCCGGATGACAATCCCGAGCAGATTGCCGCACGTATCACCGCGCTGGAGCAACAGTTCAAGCGCAACGAAAGCAACCTGATCGAGGCGCTGACCAACCGGGCAGGGCAACAGCAACGCTGA
- a CDS encoding NAD(P)H-dependent oxidoreductase, with protein sequence MSQVYSVAVVVGSLRKESLNRKVARALAELAPSSLKLHIVEIGELALYNEDIDVNPPQAYKTFREQIRGSDALLFVTPEYNRSVPGVLKNAIDVGSRPYGQSAWSGKPGAVISVSPGAVGGFGANHHLRQSLVFLDVPCMQQPEAYIGGAGTLFDDNGKLSEKTRPFLQTFIDKFAVWVERHQN encoded by the coding sequence ATGAGCCAGGTGTATTCAGTCGCCGTCGTCGTCGGCAGCTTGCGCAAGGAATCCCTCAACCGCAAAGTCGCCCGCGCGCTGGCCGAGCTTGCGCCATCCAGCCTCAAGCTGCACATCGTCGAAATTGGCGAGCTGGCCTTGTACAACGAGGATATCGACGTCAATCCGCCGCAGGCCTACAAAACGTTTCGCGAGCAGATTCGCGGCAGTGATGCGCTGCTGTTTGTCACCCCCGAGTACAACCGCTCGGTGCCGGGAGTGTTGAAAAATGCCATCGATGTGGGCTCGCGGCCCTATGGCCAGAGCGCCTGGAGTGGCAAGCCCGGGGCGGTGATCAGTGTGTCGCCGGGGGCGGTGGGCGGCTTTGGTGCCAACCATCACCTGCGCCAGTCGCTGGTGTTCCTTGATGTGCCGTGCATGCAGCAGCCCGAAGCCTACATTGGTGGGGCGGGAACGCTGTTTGACGACAACGGCAAGCTGTCGGAGAAGACCCGGCCGTTCCTGCAGACTTTTATCGACAAGTTCGCCGTGTGGGTCGAGCGCCACCAGAACTGA